The proteins below come from a single Rosa rugosa chromosome 2, drRosRugo1.1, whole genome shotgun sequence genomic window:
- the LOC133731923 gene encoding serine/threonine-protein kinase BSK5-like: MGAGFSLCFRPSNTISNLNDSSELENVSKETYSLPEFSLNQLKAATEGFLPENIVSDDGEKAPNVVYRGMLEDGRWIAIKRFKYSAWPDSLQFLAEARAVGQLRNKRLANLIGCCCEGNERLLVAEFMPNQTLSKHLFHRESQPMKGTMRLRVALYLAQALVYCSSKGRPLYHDLNASRVLFDQNGNPRLSCFGLMKSSKDGKSYSSNLAYPPEYTRTGRVIPESLIYSFGALLLDLLSSSHTHPSHAVDLIHDKGFLMQLDSRLVDHFSKDDGNELLRLASQCLQFDPCKRPNPKSLVTTLIPLQKETEVPSFVLMDIPHGNVPPKQLSPLGEACSRLDLTAIHKVLEMAGYKDDVESEAEKEPSFDMWTDPMQEALNSRKQGDAAFRAKDFGTAIGCYTKFINSGSLESRTVYVRRCLCYLITDKAEEALKDSMNALVLHHLWPTAFYLQAAALKILGMDNDAKDILKEGASLEAMKNKKTQIV; this comes from the exons ATGGGTGCCGGATTCTCTCTTTGCTTCCGGCCATCAAATACGATATCGAATCTCAACGACTCGTCGGAATTAG AGAACGTAAGCAAGGAAACTTACTCGCTGCCTGAGTTCAGCTTGAACCAACTTAAAGCTGCCACAGAGGGATTCTTGCCGGAGAACATTGTTTCCGACGACGGGGAGAAAGCTCCAAATGTTGTCTACAGAGGCATGCTCGAAGATGGCCGTTGGATCGCCATTAAGCGCTTCAAGTACTCGGCTTGGCCTGATTCCCTCCAATTTCTT GCTGAGGCTAGAGCTGTTGGGCAGCTGAGAAACAAACGTTTGGCGAATTTGATAGGGTGTTGCTGTGAAGGCAATGAGAGATTGCTTGTGGCTGAGTTCATGCCTAATCAAACTCTCTCTAAACATCTGTTCCATA GGGAGTCCCAGCCCATGAAAGGGACTATGAGGTTGCGAGTGGCTCTGTATCTGGCACAAGCTTTGGTGTATTGCAGTAGCAAAGGGCGGCCATTGTACCATGATCTTAATGCCTCTAGAGTCCTGTTTGATCAG AATGGAAATCCCAGACTATCCTGCTTTGGCCTTATGAAGAGTAGCAAAGATGGCAAGAGCTACAGCTCCAACCTAGCTTACCCTCCAGAATACACCAGGACAG GAAGAGTTATACCAGAAAGTTTGATTTATAGCTTTGGGGCCTTATTGCTTGATCTACTCAGTAGCAGTCATACCCACCCAAGCCAT GCAGTAGATCTCATACACGACAAAGGTTTCCTGATGCAATTGGACTCACGCTTGGTGGATCATTTCTCAAAAGATGATGGAAATGAGCTGTTGCGGTTAGCTTCACAATGCTTGCAGTTTGATCCTTGTAAGAGACCAAATCCTAAGTCTCTTGTGACTACCCTCATTCCTCTTCAGAAAGAAACAGAG GTTCCATCATTTGTTTTGATGGATATTCCACATGGAAATGTGCCTCCGAAGCAATTGTCACCTTTAGGTGAAGCTTGCTCAAGATTGGATCTTACTGCAATACACAAAGTACTGGAGATGGCTGGATACAAGGATGATGTTGAATCTGAGGCTGAAAAGGAA CCTTCCTTCGATATGTGGACTGATCCAATGCAGGAAGCACTAAATTCCAGGAAGCAGGGAGATGCTGCATTTAGAGCTAAAGACTTTGGTACTGCAATAGGTTGTTACACAAAA TTCATTAATAGTGGGAGCTTGGAATCCCGAACCGTGTATGTTAGACGTTGCTTGTGTTACTTGATAACTGACAAGGCAGAAGAAGCTCTTAAAGATAGTATGAATGCCCTAGTACTACACCATTTATGGCCGACTGCCTTCTATCTTCAAGCTGCTGCCCTAAAGATCCTAGGGATGGATAATGATGCAAAGGATATTCTGAAAGAAGGTGCATCATTGGAAgccatgaaaaacaaaaaaactcaaATTGTTTAA
- the LOC133732973 gene encoding PRA1 family protein B4-like: protein MSTTVPPILPISTTCVAAAGSIESQASQPRIATLAFRAFINHITDTVRNGLSQRRPWAELANRSAFAKPESFSDATLRVCKNYSYFRVNYLAVVALIVAISLFTHPFSLGLFAAWFFLYLFRPSDQPLVIFGRTFSDTQTLMGLVGLSVFVVFLTSVGQGIEEISYCVCRERGCESPRMKEAIDHQNSFLVLQPETMEKL, encoded by the exons ATGTCAACCACCGTCCCACCCATCCTCCCGATCTCCACCACCTGTGTCGCCGCCGCCGGATCCATCGAGTCCCAGGCCTCCCAGCCTCGGATCGCCACCCTGGCCTTCCGCGCCTTCATCAACCACATCACCGACACCGTCCGCAACGGCCTCTCCCAGCGCCGCCCCTGGGCCGAGCTTGCCAACCGCTCCGCCTTCGCCAAGCCCGAGTCCTTCTCCGACGCCACCCTCCGTGTCTGCAAGAACTACTCCTACTTCCGCGTCAACTACCTCGCCGTCGTCGCCCTCATCGTCGCCATCTCCCTCTTCACCCACCCCTTCTCCCTCGGCCTCTTCGCCGCCTGGTTCTTCCTCTACCTCTTCCGCCCCTCCGATCAACCCCTCGTTATCTTCGGCCGGACTTTCTCCGACACCCAAACCCTAATGGGCCTCGTCGGCCTCAGCGTCTTCGTCGTCTTCCTCACCTCCGTCGGG CAAGGGATTGAAGAGATTTCATACTGTGTTTGTAGAGAGCGAGGTTGCGAATCACCTCGGATGAAAGAAGCCATCGACCATCAAAACTCGTTTCTCGTGCTTCAACCCGAGACCATGGAGAAGCTCTAG